The following coding sequences are from one Scomber scombrus chromosome 20, fScoSco1.1, whole genome shotgun sequence window:
- the LOC134002068 gene encoding gamma-crystallin N-B-like codes for FRVNSIRVESGAWICYDHPDFKGQQYILEHGEYPEFQRWNSHNDHMGSCKPIRMHGEHYRIELFEACNFSGQCVDICDDCPFLQSRGLSKNCINSVKVYGDGAWVMYEEPNFRGRMYIVERGNYCSHNEWQAQNPNIQSIRRVVNYF; via the exons ttcagggtGAACTCCATCCGTGTGGAGAGCGGCGCCTGGATCTGCTACGATCATCCCGACTTTAAGGGCCAGCAGTACATCCTGGAGCACGGAGAGTACCCCGAATTCCAGAGGTGGAACTCCCACAACGACCACATGGGATCCTGCAAGCCCATCCGCATG cacGGAGAGCATTACCGCATCGAGCTGTTCGAGGCTTGCAACTTCTCCGGTCAGTGTGTCGACATCTGTGACGACTGCCCCTTCCTGCAGAGCCGCGGACTCTCCAAGAACTGCATCAACTCCGTCAAGGTGTACGGAGACGGAGC CTGGGTGATGTACGAGGAGCCAAACTTCCGCGGCCGTATGTACATCGTGGAGCGTGGAAACTACTGCAGCCATAACGAGTGGCAGGCCCAGAACCCCAACATCCAGTCCATCCGCAGAGTCGTCAACTACTTCtaa